The following are encoded together in the Clostridium sp. BJN0013 genome:
- a CDS encoding flavodoxin: MSKSLIAFFSYSGNTEVIANIIKENVGGELLQIKTVKSYPTNYDGVVDKARQEQNTEYRPELTVKVTDMDSYDIIYIGYPNWCSTIPMAVFTFFESYDFSRKTIIPFCTHGGGGMGRSTTDIKKLCPNSNVLEGLAIRGSSVNKARKDVSAWLSKIGVI, translated from the coding sequence ATGTCAAAAAGTCTTATTGCATTTTTTTCATATTCGGGAAACACAGAGGTTATTGCAAATATCATAAAAGAAAATGTTGGTGGTGAACTTTTACAAATAAAAACAGTTAAATCTTATCCAACTAATTATGATGGAGTTGTGGATAAGGCTAGACAGGAACAAAATACCGAATATAGACCGGAACTAACAGTAAAAGTCACTGATATGGATTCTTATGATATAATTTACATTGGTTATCCTAATTGGTGTAGTACAATACCAATGGCAGTATTTACATTCTTTGAGTCATATGATTTTTCTAGAAAAACAATCATACCATTCTGCACACATGGTGGAGGTGGTATGGGCAGAAGCACAACAGATATCAAAAAACTTTGTCCAAATTCAAATGTCTTAGAAGGCTTAGCAATCAGAGGAAGTAGTGTTAATAAAGCAAGAAAAGATGTGTCAGCATGGTTGAGTAAAATTGGTGTTATTTAA
- a CDS encoding DUF362 domain-containing protein: protein MEKSKVYFTDFRTKLGEGLPTKLKRLIKDAGIGQIDMDNKFVAIKMHFGELGNLGYLRPNYAKAVADMVKELGGKPFLTDCNTLYPGSRKNALEHLECAWENGFTPLTVGCPVIIGDGLKGTDDIAVPVIGGEYIKEAKIGHAIMDADVFISLTHFKGHEMAGFGGTIKNIGMGCGSRAGKKDQHINGKPHIIEEQCRGCQRCQRECANNGLFFDDVKKKMTINTENCVGCGRCLGACNFDAIEFANWSASEELNCRMAEYTKAVVDGRPCFHISLVVDVSPNCDCHSENDAPILPNLGMFASFDPLALDQACVDACMEATPLTNSQLSDNIAKSDFIDHHDHFTNSTPESEWRTCLDHAEKIGLGTREYELIVVK, encoded by the coding sequence ATGGAAAAATCAAAAGTTTATTTTACAGATTTTCGTACGAAACTTGGAGAGGGTCTACCTACCAAACTAAAAAGGCTGATTAAAGATGCAGGTATCGGACAAATCGATATGGATAATAAGTTCGTTGCCATCAAGATGCACTTTGGTGAACTCGGCAACTTAGGTTATCTTCGTCCAAATTATGCTAAAGCTGTAGCCGACATGGTGAAAGAACTGGGGGGTAAACCCTTTCTAACAGACTGCAACACTCTATACCCTGGCAGTCGTAAGAATGCCCTTGAGCATCTAGAATGTGCATGGGAAAATGGATTCACCCCCCTTACAGTAGGATGCCCTGTTATTATTGGAGATGGATTAAAGGGGACTGATGACATCGCGGTACCTGTAATAGGTGGCGAATATATAAAAGAGGCTAAAATTGGCCATGCAATCATGGATGCTGATGTGTTTATCAGCTTAACTCACTTCAAAGGCCATGAAATGGCTGGTTTTGGTGGTACCATTAAGAACATTGGAATGGGCTGCGGTTCCCGTGCTGGAAAAAAAGATCAGCATATTAATGGCAAACCTCATATCATAGAGGAACAATGCCGAGGATGCCAAAGATGCCAGCGTGAATGTGCTAATAATGGTCTATTTTTTGATGATGTAAAAAAGAAAATGACTATCAACACAGAAAATTGTGTTGGTTGCGGTCGTTGCCTAGGTGCATGTAATTTTGATGCAATCGAGTTTGCAAACTGGTCAGCCAGTGAAGAGCTGAACTGCCGTATGGCAGAATACACCAAAGCAGTAGTAGATGGTCGACCTTGCTTCCACATTTCTCTTGTGGTAGATGTTTCACCTAACTGTGACTGCCACAGCGAAAATGATGCTCCGATACTTCCCAATTTAGGTATGTTCGCTTCATTCGATCCTTTGGCACTGGATCAGGCATGTGTGGATGCCTGTATGGAGGCTACCCCTCTAACTAATAGCCAACTGTCCGATAACATAGCAAAATCCGATTTTATTGATCATCATGACCACTTCACTAATTCTACACCGGAATCAGAGTGGCGTACTTGTCTTGACCATGCAGAAAAAATAGGACTCGGTACTCGTGAATATGAACTGATTGTTGTTAAATAA